One Roseofilum casamattae BLCC-M143 genomic region harbors:
- a CDS encoding D-glycero-alpha-D-manno-heptose-1,7-bisphosphate 7-phosphatase — protein MPQPAVFLDRDGVLNQEVGYIRDVENLNLIPGVARAVRRLNDRHLFCCLVTNQSGPARAYYSMEHVNHLHRRLTHLLHEEARAVLDAIFVCPYLSPPEGGVDPNFSRWSTWRKPNTGMLVAAAWDYDLDLSSSFMVGDKATDIDLARNAGCRGILVETGYGRRVLSGDYQHETQPDYQAENLVDAVEWILDKKRSGN, from the coding sequence ATGCCTCAACCTGCCGTATTTCTCGATCGCGATGGCGTACTCAATCAAGAAGTAGGCTATATTCGCGATGTCGAAAACCTCAATCTCATTCCCGGAGTTGCGCGAGCCGTCCGCCGTCTCAACGATCGCCACCTGTTTTGCTGCTTGGTCACCAATCAATCCGGCCCGGCGCGAGCCTACTATAGCATGGAGCACGTCAACCATCTCCACCGCCGGTTAACCCATCTCCTGCACGAGGAAGCCAGAGCCGTTTTAGATGCCATTTTTGTTTGTCCCTATCTGAGTCCTCCCGAAGGCGGAGTTGACCCCAACTTTAGCCGTTGGAGTACCTGGCGCAAACCCAATACCGGCATGTTAGTGGCTGCCGCGTGGGACTACGACCTCGACTTATCTTCTAGTTTTATGGTTGGCGATAAAGCCACCGATATTGACTTAGCTCGTAATGCTGGATGTCGGGGTATTTTAGTCGAAACCGGTTACGGTCGTCGCGTTCTTTCCGGAGACTATCAACATGAAACTCAACCCGACTATCAGGCAGAAAATTTAGTCGATGCGGTTGAGTGGATTCTTGATAAAAAGCGATCGGGGAACTGA
- a CDS encoding DUF790 family protein: protein MLTSDLLIYRYSGESVIPKRLKLDRYWIGVATDLIACFADHVGARQKDLDRALQEFEGESPDFRIKRGLAHILKSSFSTFETVSPLDPPLLRQRVFACATQGRPGRDRTEQTLEHIAQTLSVELEREVAIDEIRKGLYADLIENRIFTQFDEIAPEALIHRYNLSQVQGIFYRSTHIVINAHRNVPGEYKILFRYLKLFQLMSYIEGDADFGFTITIDGPSSLLRVSTRYGLSLAKLIPALLHVTKWSLEATLQTRDFYTGAPKTGKFKLDSDCKLVTHYPPGKPYDSSIEASFAKRWSQQKTEWKLEREVDLIPIPGSVMIPDFRFVHPDGRSVLLEIIGYWRPSYLQKKFYQVRKVYDKALILAISDRLDLEKAGINIRDIPIPVVWFKEKLLPKAVLEVLETMTFPESH from the coding sequence ATGCTAACCAGCGATCTCTTGATCTATCGCTATAGTGGCGAAAGTGTTATTCCCAAACGATTGAAACTCGATCGCTATTGGATTGGCGTGGCAACGGATTTAATTGCCTGTTTTGCCGACCATGTGGGTGCGCGTCAAAAAGACCTCGATCGCGCCTTACAAGAGTTTGAAGGAGAAAGCCCGGACTTTCGGATTAAACGCGGATTAGCGCATATCTTAAAAAGCTCGTTTTCTACCTTTGAAACCGTCAGTCCTCTCGACCCTCCATTGCTGAGACAGCGAGTGTTTGCCTGCGCCACCCAAGGACGGCCGGGACGCGATCGAACCGAACAAACTCTCGAACATATTGCGCAAACCTTGAGCGTAGAACTAGAACGAGAAGTCGCGATCGATGAGATTCGCAAAGGACTCTATGCGGATTTAATTGAAAATCGAATTTTTACCCAATTTGATGAAATTGCTCCTGAAGCTTTAATCCATCGTTACAATCTCTCGCAAGTGCAAGGAATTTTCTACCGTTCGACTCATATTGTTATCAATGCTCATCGTAATGTTCCGGGAGAATACAAAATTTTATTTCGCTATCTAAAGCTATTTCAATTGATGTCATATATTGAAGGCGATGCCGATTTTGGCTTTACGATTACCATCGACGGCCCTTCCAGTTTACTCCGCGTCAGCACCCGTTACGGACTCAGTTTAGCCAAACTCATCCCGGCATTATTACACGTCACCAAATGGAGTTTAGAAGCCACCTTACAAACCCGCGACTTTTATACGGGAGCGCCCAAAACCGGAAAATTCAAGCTCGATTCCGATTGCAAATTAGTGACTCACTATCCTCCCGGAAAACCTTACGATAGCTCGATCGAAGCGTCGTTTGCAAAGCGATGGTCGCAGCAGAAAACCGAGTGGAAATTAGAGCGAGAAGTGGATTTAATCCCCATTCCTGGAAGCGTGATGATTCCCGATTTTCGCTTTGTTCATCCGGATGGGCGATCGGTTTTATTGGAAATTATCGGCTATTGGCGACCGAGTTATCTGCAAAAGAAGTTTTATCAAGTTAGAAAGGTCTATGATAAAGCCTTAATTCTAGCGATTTCCGACCGCCTGGATTTGGAGAAAGCAGGCATCAATATTCGCGATATTCCTATTCCCGTGGTTTGGTTTAAAGAAAAGTTGTTACCCAAAGCGGTTTTAGAGGTTTTAGAAACCATGACGTTTCCTGAATCGCATTAA
- the hisB gene encoding imidazoleglycerol-phosphate dehydratase HisB has protein sequence MSDRLHDAGNDTQHHRTASVSRKTGETDITAFIDLDGRGNCKSQTGIPFLDHMLHQICSHGLIDLEIEAQGDWEIDDHHTNEDVGITLGKALAKALGDRKGIVRFGHFIAPLDEALVQVSLDFSGRPHLSYGLTIPTERVGTYDTQLVREFFVAIVNHAQMTLHIRQLDGINSHHIIEATFKAFARALRMAVEADPRRASTIPSSKGVL, from the coding sequence ATGAGCGATCGCCTTCATGACGCAGGGAACGATACCCAACATCATCGTACGGCTTCGGTAAGCCGAAAAACTGGAGAGACCGATATTACCGCATTTATCGATCTCGATGGTCGAGGAAATTGCAAATCGCAAACCGGCATTCCCTTTCTCGACCACATGCTGCATCAAATCTGCTCCCACGGATTAATCGATCTGGAAATAGAAGCCCAGGGAGACTGGGAAATTGACGACCACCACACCAACGAAGATGTAGGCATTACTCTCGGAAAAGCTCTAGCCAAAGCTTTAGGCGATCGCAAAGGCATCGTCCGCTTCGGTCATTTTATCGCTCCCCTCGACGAAGCGCTGGTGCAAGTTTCCCTCGACTTTTCCGGGCGCCCCCATCTCAGCTACGGCTTAACCATTCCCACCGAGCGCGTCGGCACCTACGATACTCAACTGGTGCGCGAGTTTTTTGTCGCCATTGTCAATCACGCACAAATGACTTTGCACATCCGGCAACTCGATGGCATTAACTCGCACCACATTATTGAAGCCACCTTCAAAGCCTTTGCTCGCGCCCTGAGAATGGCCGTAGAAGCCGATCCCCGTCGAGCCAGCACCATTCCCAGTTCCAAAGGGGTCTTGTAA
- the fabI gene encoding enoyl-ACP reductase FabI gives MLNLTGKKALILGIANNRSIAWGIAQQLHQAGAELGITYLPDPKDRYRKKVQDLTTSLNPSIFVPCDVQNDEQVTQMFETVKEQWGQFDILIHCLAFAGKDELSGDFSETTREGFLRALEISTYSLTQLCGQAKSCMNEGGSVVTLSYLGGVKVIPNYNVMGVAKSGLEMSVRYLAAELGDKNIRVNGISSGPIRTLASSAVGGILDMIEHVETIAPLKRTVTQIEVGNTAAFLCSDLSSGITGQIIYVDAGYEIMGM, from the coding sequence ATGCTGAATCTGACTGGAAAAAAAGCACTCATTTTAGGCATCGCCAACAACCGCTCTATTGCTTGGGGTATTGCTCAACAACTGCATCAAGCCGGAGCCGAACTCGGGATTACTTACTTACCCGACCCCAAAGACCGCTATCGCAAAAAAGTTCAAGATTTAACCACTTCACTCAATCCGAGTATTTTCGTTCCCTGCGACGTGCAAAATGACGAGCAGGTGACTCAGATGTTCGAGACAGTGAAAGAACAGTGGGGACAGTTTGATATTTTAATTCACTGTTTGGCGTTTGCTGGCAAAGATGAGTTATCTGGAGATTTCAGCGAGACGACTCGGGAGGGATTTCTCAGAGCGCTGGAAATTAGTACCTATTCTTTAACCCAGCTCTGCGGACAGGCGAAATCCTGCATGAATGAAGGCGGGAGCGTCGTTACTCTCAGTTATTTGGGAGGAGTGAAAGTTATTCCTAATTATAATGTGATGGGCGTGGCGAAATCCGGTTTAGAAATGAGCGTGCGCTATTTGGCTGCCGAATTAGGGGACAAAAATATTCGCGTGAATGGAATTTCTTCCGGCCCCATTCGTACTTTAGCGTCTTCTGCGGTGGGTGGCATTCTGGATATGATCGAACATGTGGAAACGATTGCTCCTTTAAAACGTACGGTAACGCAAATTGAGGTGGGAAATACGGCGGCGTTTTTATGTAGCGATCTTTCCAGCGGCATTACCGGACAGATTATTTATGTCGATGCCGGATATGAAATTATGGGCATGTAA
- a CDS encoding DUF6825 family protein: MSNTVVHAFFVGRALSEAIAEELEYTVTHALSNFGTTDAEQQERLRNFPQMVLDRAAAAEAAARSDSPAPASETASSSQDLQETLDELRAEIAHLRAELQKYRSGTA; the protein is encoded by the coding sequence ATGAGTAACACAGTCGTCCATGCCTTTTTTGTCGGCCGTGCCCTATCAGAGGCGATCGCCGAAGAACTCGAATATACCGTAACCCATGCCCTGAGCAACTTTGGTACCACCGATGCCGAACAACAAGAGCGGCTGCGCAACTTTCCGCAAATGGTACTCGATCGCGCCGCTGCCGCAGAAGCTGCCGCTCGCTCGGACAGTCCTGCTCCCGCAAGCGAAACCGCATCCAGCTCTCAAGACCTACAAGAAACCCTAGACGAGCTGCGAGCTGAAATTGCTCACCTGCGCGCCGAACTGCAAAAATATCGCTCTGGGACTGCCTAA
- the ntcA gene encoding global nitrogen regulator NtcA, with amino-acid sequence MVLSDEKTLAAMFRQMSGGGFPPIVESFERGKTIFFPGDPAERVYFLLKGAVKLSRVYEAGEEITVALLRENSVFGVLSLITGHRSDRFYHAVAFTPVELLSLPIDRVQKAIKQNPDLSLVMLQGLSSRILQTEMMIETLAHRDMGSRLVSFLLILCRDFGVPSENGITIDLKLSHQAIAEAIGSTRVTVTRLLGDLRAEQMISIHKKKITVHNPVVLSQQFA; translated from the coding sequence ATGGTACTAAGTGATGAAAAAACCCTAGCGGCTATGTTTCGTCAAATGAGTGGAGGTGGTTTTCCCCCCATTGTCGAAAGCTTTGAGCGCGGCAAAACTATCTTTTTCCCAGGCGATCCGGCCGAACGGGTCTATTTTTTACTCAAAGGCGCGGTTAAGCTCTCTCGCGTCTACGAAGCAGGAGAAGAGATTACCGTGGCCCTGCTGCGGGAAAATAGCGTATTTGGCGTATTATCCCTGATTACCGGCCATCGCTCCGATCGCTTTTATCATGCGGTGGCGTTTACTCCAGTCGAGTTACTCTCTCTGCCGATCGATCGAGTGCAAAAGGCGATTAAACAAAATCCAGATTTGTCTTTGGTCATGCTCCAAGGACTCTCCTCTCGTATCTTGCAAACGGAGATGATGATCGAAACTCTCGCTCACCGGGATATGGGATCGCGGTTGGTCAGCTTTTTGCTAATTCTCTGTCGAGATTTTGGAGTTCCGAGCGAAAATGGGATTACGATTGACTTAAAGCTCTCTCATCAGGCGATCGCCGAAGCCATTGGCTCGACTCGGGTTACCGTAACTCGGTTGTTGGGCGATTTGCGCGCGGAACAGATGATCTCGATTCATAAGAAGAAGATCACGGTTCACAATCCGGTCGTGCTCAGTCAGCAGTTTGCGTAG
- a CDS encoding AAA-like domain-containing protein, translating to MRQYYQGVKGGALPLEARTYIQRPADRELYDFLSQETIQQCCYILAPRQSGKTSLMIRIADQLQHEGYHCVTINLQGFSLGSHSQVDESLLYHSILWEISATFPAPEARKLNQNIEQRSQEMANVFPALQFRESLKYIIEYLQSRGTEQLIIFLDEIQSLISWRLQNSFLGLLRALQPEQNLKSVKFVLLGVAKPTDILTDPAIAFNTAKGIELGRLDEGDCSTLIQGLTKLNCNAKQLFQEILAWTGGKPFLTQFVCNLCIEQLDITSNEQISLALEDLLERELIDNWRSHDPLSHFQEIERWFRTGYTSVHERISALDLYQELLNNNQFYFDGSSPKQINLTISGLATKSDNYITISNLLYQQIFNAQWLEQTKSILQREHMADQHTELDNVKNEMKSILNKLCQIKNTIDSASFICNEAVMVTSNNEIEQRITLPPAKNLFQTVKDRFGDSANLKDVTFIIEEEGQLIAWTIVYVAENSALIFSGNLEGNEMNLNVHRAFLSGYKDELVELANKFIELS from the coding sequence ATGAGACAATACTATCAAGGTGTAAAAGGAGGAGCATTACCCCTAGAAGCACGGACTTATATTCAGCGTCCTGCCGATCGCGAACTTTATGATTTTTTGAGCCAGGAGACAATTCAACAGTGTTGTTATATTCTCGCTCCACGACAATCTGGTAAAACTTCATTAATGATTCGGATTGCTGACCAATTACAGCATGAGGGTTATCACTGTGTAACTATTAATTTGCAGGGATTTAGCCTTGGTTCGCATTCACAAGTTGATGAATCTTTACTTTACCACAGTATACTCTGGGAAATTAGTGCAACTTTTCCTGCCCCTGAAGCTCGAAAGTTGAATCAAAATATTGAACAGCGATCGCAAGAGATGGCTAATGTTTTTCCTGCCTTACAATTTCGAGAATCTCTTAAATATATAATCGAGTATCTTCAAAGCAGAGGAACAGAACAGCTTATCATTTTTTTAGACGAAATTCAGAGTCTTATCTCTTGGAGGCTGCAAAATAGTTTTTTGGGTTTACTCAGAGCGTTACAACCAGAGCAGAATCTGAAATCTGTTAAATTTGTTTTGTTAGGTGTAGCCAAACCGACAGATATTCTGACCGATCCAGCTATCGCCTTCAATACAGCTAAAGGTATTGAGCTAGGACGATTAGATGAGGGAGACTGTAGCACATTGATTCAAGGCTTAACCAAATTAAACTGTAATGCTAAACAACTGTTCCAAGAAATTTTAGCTTGGACAGGAGGTAAGCCATTTTTGACTCAATTTGTATGTAACCTATGTATTGAACAGCTAGATATTACCAGTAATGAGCAAATTTCCTTAGCATTAGAAGACTTGCTCGAAAGGGAGCTGATCGACAATTGGCGTAGTCACGATCCATTATCTCATTTCCAAGAGATTGAGCGGTGGTTTAGAACTGGTTACACTTCGGTTCATGAAAGAATTAGTGCCCTTGATTTATATCAAGAATTATTAAATAATAACCAATTTTACTTTGATGGCAGTTCTCCAAAACAAATTAATCTGACAATCTCAGGTTTAGCCACCAAATCTGATAATTACATCACTATTTCTAACTTGCTATATCAACAGATTTTTAACGCGCAATGGTTAGAACAGACTAAAAGCATTCTACAGAGAGAACACATGGCCGATCAACACACAGAACTTGACAATGTAAAAAATGAGATGAAATCGATATTAAATAAGCTTTGTCAAATAAAAAATACAATTGATAGTGCTAGTTTCATCTGTAATGAAGCAGTGATGGTAACATCAAACAATGAAATCGAGCAAAGAATTACTCTTCCACCAGCAAAGAATCTATTTCAAACAGTTAAAGATCGCTTTGGGGATAGTGCCAATTTAAAAGATGTCACTTTTATAATTGAAGAAGAGGGGCAATTAATTGCTTGGACTATTGTGTATGTTGCAGAAAATAGTGCTCTTATTTTTTCAGGAAATCTTGAGGGGAATGAGATGAATTTAAATGTACATCGTGCTTTTCTCAGTGGATATAAAGATGAGTTGGTTGAACTAGCGAACAAGTTCATCGAACTTTCATAG
- a CDS encoding DUF3084 domain-containing protein produces MTIGIILIVSMLFLGGLLATLGDRLGTKVGKARLSLFNLRPRQTAVLVTIVTGTLISASTLVVLFATSKPLRRGIFEYDETQRKLRSARRELQSAQAQKAQIEIELAQVRSERELVQENLDNLKEGLQTVLIQKSATEEILEKTQAQLKQIEGDFQSTQLQLRDVVGKFQDAQNQLQAVTQRTETLQGELDKLQRERQELIQQRDEVKAQIAQRDLQIEERDRLIETRNELIDERNQLLLERDRDIETRNEAIAQRETRLKALEEEQTFLEGRVRLFEQYYQEYQDLRQGKLALLRGQILASAVVKVGEGQGSVDAINRLLDAANQVALQQVKPGTHQGNERVIQVRDEQLQQWHDRIEDGREYVVRVLSGGNYIPGETDVEIFTDVSLNRVVFTAGEAIATTKANPMFMNEETLLEQIDILIESSRFRARRGGILGNSLQVADGLPATLLNFVRQVEATNAPVTIQAVAAETTYTAGPLILDLVALQGNTELFRTLETNTSRDRPSESPSIDN; encoded by the coding sequence ATGACGATTGGTATTATTCTCATTGTCTCCATGCTGTTTCTTGGCGGTTTGCTCGCGACGTTGGGCGATCGCCTGGGAACGAAAGTGGGTAAGGCGAGGCTGAGTTTGTTTAATTTGCGGCCTCGACAAACGGCGGTATTAGTCACTATCGTTACGGGAACGTTAATTTCAGCTTCGACCCTGGTGGTGCTGTTTGCCACGAGTAAACCCCTGCGCCGAGGTATTTTTGAATATGACGAGACGCAACGGAAATTGCGATCGGCTCGTCGAGAACTACAGTCCGCTCAAGCTCAGAAGGCGCAAATTGAGATTGAATTGGCTCAGGTGCGATCGGAGCGGGAACTGGTGCAGGAAAATTTGGACAATCTCAAGGAAGGATTGCAAACGGTTCTGATCCAAAAGTCGGCAACCGAGGAGATTTTGGAGAAAACCCAAGCCCAATTAAAACAAATTGAGGGAGATTTTCAAAGTACGCAGTTGCAGCTCCGGGATGTGGTAGGAAAGTTCCAGGACGCGCAAAATCAGTTACAAGCAGTAACTCAACGTACGGAAACCTTGCAAGGAGAGTTGGATAAATTGCAAAGGGAGCGGCAAGAGCTAATTCAGCAGCGGGATGAGGTGAAGGCTCAGATTGCGCAACGAGATCTGCAAATTGAGGAGCGCGATCGCCTCATTGAGACTCGTAATGAATTAATTGACGAACGCAACCAATTGTTGCTCGAGCGCGATCGCGACATTGAAACTCGGAATGAGGCGATCGCGCAGCGGGAAACGCGGTTAAAAGCGTTGGAAGAGGAGCAGACATTTTTAGAAGGACGAGTCAGACTTTTCGAGCAATACTATCAAGAGTATCAAGACCTCCGGCAAGGGAAGCTGGCTCTATTGCGAGGGCAAATTTTAGCATCAGCAGTGGTAAAAGTGGGTGAGGGTCAAGGTTCGGTAGACGCGATAAATCGGCTCTTAGATGCGGCAAACCAAGTGGCTCTGCAACAGGTGAAACCGGGAACGCACCAAGGCAACGAGCGGGTTATTCAAGTCCGGGACGAGCAGCTCCAGCAATGGCACGATCGCATTGAAGACGGTCGCGAATACGTGGTGCGCGTGTTGTCGGGAGGCAATTATATTCCCGGAGAAACTGATGTCGAAATTTTTACTGATGTCAGTTTAAATCGGGTGGTTTTTACGGCAGGAGAGGCGATCGCAACCACCAAGGCAAACCCAATGTTCATGAACGAAGAGACTCTCCTCGAACAAATTGACATTCTGATTGAATCCTCTCGATTTCGGGCGCGACGGGGCGGTATTCTCGGTAACAGTTTGCAAGTGGCTGACGGTTTGCCTGCCACCCTGCTGAACTTTGTCCGCCAAGTGGAAGCAACTAATGCTCCGGTAACCATTCAAGCGGTTGCCGCAGAAACGACCTACACCGCCGGTCCGTTAATCCTCGATCTGGTTGCCTTGCAAGGAAACACAGAGCTATTTCGCACCTTAGAGACCAATACTTCACGCGATCGCCCATCGGAGTCTCCCAGCATTGATAATTAA
- a CDS encoding AAA-like domain-containing protein — protein sequence MEKDKFEAQLQKLENSAPERSEILLAFLAGETVKDIARSRHLATGTIRKQLSEVYKQFEIGGKGNKQPKLLRLFLQYRPELVAEDHPLRTKIQKEHPIALLTGVVPINSPLYVRRVIWRRIEQEFRNLQDDNRVLLRIKGAQGLGKSSLLLRIDEYLATQCNHRVARVDLSNLDDSIFKDLDTFLYNFTYMVAQAFKCTTDDLDEFWQKKIAVGIRCTDYLETYVFCKVDDPKTLIIDGVDRVIGLESIQSPFLRLFRSWNEQHLKKNNRDQKLVFPNLLLAYGTEPYAEYELEGSPFENVGLSLELQEFTDKQILDLAKKYRLKWNKSQVLELKNLLGGYPELLNHAFYYIKQEEVNLNQFLATVKQPDSPLIGHLRKKARLLQEHPKLAQHFYEIIHQQDCGNELAKFQLEKAGLIKLENGKYKVRCKLYQEYFERIFAKVYQ from the coding sequence ATGGAAAAAGATAAATTTGAGGCACAACTCCAGAAGCTGGAGAACTCAGCACCAGAAAGGTCTGAGATTCTTCTGGCATTCTTGGCAGGGGAGACTGTTAAGGATATTGCTCGATCGCGACACCTAGCTACAGGAACTATCAGAAAACAGCTATCAGAAGTGTACAAGCAATTCGAGATCGGGGGTAAGGGAAACAAGCAACCAAAGCTCCTCCGTCTCTTCCTACAATATCGCCCCGAGTTGGTTGCAGAAGATCATCCCTTAAGGACAAAAATACAGAAAGAGCATCCGATCGCTTTGTTAACTGGAGTTGTTCCTATAAATTCACCTCTGTATGTCCGACGCGTTATATGGAGAAGAATTGAGCAGGAGTTTCGGAACCTACAAGATGACAATCGAGTATTGTTACGGATTAAGGGGGCCCAAGGCTTAGGAAAATCGAGCTTACTACTCCGAATCGATGAATACTTGGCAACTCAGTGCAATCATCGAGTTGCTCGTGTTGACTTGTCAAATCTTGATGACAGTATTTTTAAGGACTTGGATACTTTTCTATATAACTTTACCTACATGGTAGCTCAGGCATTTAAATGTACAACTGATGACTTAGATGAGTTTTGGCAGAAAAAAATTGCTGTAGGTATTCGCTGTACGGATTATTTAGAAACCTATGTTTTTTGTAAAGTTGACGACCCAAAAACTCTAATTATTGATGGAGTCGATCGCGTGATTGGTTTAGAATCTATTCAATCTCCCTTTTTGCGACTATTTCGTTCCTGGAACGAGCAGCACTTAAAAAAGAACAATCGCGACCAGAAGCTAGTATTTCCAAATTTATTATTGGCTTACGGCACAGAACCTTATGCCGAATATGAGCTAGAAGGCAGTCCTTTTGAGAATGTAGGTTTGTCTTTAGAGCTTCAGGAATTTACAGACAAGCAAATTTTAGATTTAGCGAAGAAGTACCGTTTAAAATGGAATAAGTCACAGGTACTGGAACTGAAAAATTTGCTTGGAGGATATCCAGAGTTACTCAACCATGCTTTTTATTACATCAAGCAAGAAGAAGTTAATCTTAATCAATTTTTAGCTACAGTAAAACAACCTGATAGTCCCTTAATCGGGCATTTACGCAAAAAAGCGAGATTACTTCAAGAGCATCCCAAACTTGCTCAACATTTTTATGAAATTATACATCAGCAGGATTGTGGTAATGAGTTAGCTAAATTTCAACTAGAAAAAGCAGGATTAATCAAACTAGAAAATGGTAAATATAAAGTTCGTTGCAAGCTTTACCAGGAATATTTTGAGCGTATTTTCGCAAAAGTTTACCAGTGA
- the mltA gene encoding murein transglycosylase A, which yields MALPPAWGQASDPRVASPSNVLEATENWESDLGLDDRLFGLNGDKRALLQAIDYSLQYLQTPKAAEKYAELNDPQITRDRVYRSLVRFRQLVVSSKTAPELQGAVNREFTWYRSAGNDGRGTVGFTGYFEPTYAGNRYRTAEYRYPLYARPQDFEDWSEPHPTRSELEGADGLGSNSPLRGTEIVWLRDRLEAFLVHVQGSAQLQLPDGRVLTVGYAGKTKHPYTSIGKELVNAGIFSLEELTLPKLMAYFQQFPQEMDRYLPRNESFIFFKETRGQAATGNLSVPVTAGRSIATDKSIMPPGALALIRAPLPERNGRGEWEQRVVSRFVLDQDTGSAIKGAGRVDVFMGTGREAGDRAGLTNSNGELYYLLLKR from the coding sequence ATGGCTTTGCCTCCAGCTTGGGGGCAAGCCTCAGATCCTAGGGTTGCTTCTCCCTCCAATGTCCTCGAAGCCACGGAGAACTGGGAAAGCGACCTCGGACTCGACGATCGCCTCTTCGGACTTAATGGAGACAAACGAGCGCTACTGCAAGCCATTGACTATAGTTTGCAGTATTTACAAACGCCAAAAGCAGCGGAGAAATATGCGGAGTTAAACGATCCGCAGATAACTCGCGATCGCGTTTACCGATCTTTGGTGCGCTTTCGCCAGCTTGTTGTCTCGTCAAAAACGGCGCCAGAGCTACAAGGAGCTGTAAACCGAGAGTTTACTTGGTATCGCTCTGCAGGCAATGACGGCCGGGGGACGGTAGGGTTTACCGGGTATTTTGAACCCACTTATGCGGGCAATCGATATCGCACTGCTGAATATCGCTATCCCCTCTATGCTCGTCCCCAAGACTTTGAGGACTGGAGCGAACCCCATCCGACGCGCTCGGAACTCGAAGGTGCGGATGGCTTAGGCAGCAATAGTCCCCTGCGAGGCACGGAAATTGTCTGGTTGCGCGATCGCCTGGAAGCCTTTTTAGTCCACGTGCAAGGATCTGCCCAACTGCAACTGCCTGACGGTCGGGTACTGACCGTTGGCTATGCCGGAAAAACGAAACATCCCTACACTAGTATTGGCAAAGAGTTGGTCAATGCCGGAATTTTCTCCTTAGAGGAATTAACCCTGCCCAAGCTAATGGCCTATTTCCAGCAGTTTCCGCAAGAGATGGATCGCTACTTGCCGCGCAATGAAAGTTTCATCTTTTTCAAAGAAACTCGAGGGCAAGCCGCTACCGGAAATCTCAGCGTACCGGTCACTGCCGGGCGCTCCATTGCCACGGATAAGTCAATTATGCCTCCGGGAGCCTTAGCCTTGATTCGCGCCCCTTTGCCGGAGAGAAATGGGCGAGGAGAGTGGGAGCAGCGCGTGGTGAGTCGCTTTGTCTTGGATCAAGATACGGGAAGCGCCATTAAAGGAGCGGGACGAGTGGACGTGTTTATGGGAACCGGACGAGAGGCTGGCGATCGCGCGGGGTTGACTAACTCCAACGGAGAGCTTTATTACCTGCTCCTGAAGCGATAG